From a single Osmerus eperlanus chromosome 8, fOsmEpe2.1, whole genome shotgun sequence genomic region:
- the aven gene encoding cell death regulator Aven, producing the protein MEGKPSRGRGGSWRRGGGGGGGNEAGSSGEHRGRGRGGYRGRGKRGHYRGRGGPLAASATHRDLEQHDDSKNLEEEEIEVFSRRKLESNWDRYEESEKEALNVDDTPTQRGTDFHILLESAGDSYSQFRFTEEKEWEIDALAVNQIASMFLDLPALVQSLQELPLHQRLNLDADLVQISTPVELPNMRMEPKQVKPQTPAPKGLGTSLGLSSAISPASGNVPQGLSNTVKPQAEDIDEELDRLLSLQTPVSVPSEALPEEETNTIQDQPILEKEEEPIVEEASASSKPEPVKQEVTEEDLEDWLDSMIS; encoded by the exons ATGGAGGGAAAGCCGAGCAGGGGCCGTGGAGGGAGTTGGAGAAGAGGGggcggaggtggtggtggaaatGAAGCTGGAAGTTCAGGTGAACACAGGGGACGAGGAAGAGGTGGATACCGTGGACGAGGCAAAAGAGGTCATTATCGCGGCCGCGGAGGTCCACTGGCTGCCTCGGCTACCCACAGG GATTTGGAGCAGCATGACGATAGTAAGAATttggaagaggaggaaatagAGGTGTTCTCTCGGAGAAAGTTGGAATCTAACTGGGATCGATACGAGGAGTCAGAAAAGGAGGCGCTAAATGTAGATGACACGCCCACACAGAGAGGCACAGACTTTCACATCCTCCTGGAATCTGCAG GGGACTCTTACTCTCAGTTCCGCTTCACTGAGGAGAAGGAGTGGGAGATAGATGCCTTGGCTGTCAATCAG ATCGCTTCCATGTTCTTGGACCTCCCAGCACTGGTCCAGTCTCTCCAGGAACTGCCCCTGCACCAGAGACTGAACCTGGACGCAGATCTTGTCCAG ATATCAACACCAGTAGAGCTGCCCAATATGAGAATGGAACCCAAGCAGGTGAAGCCTCAAACCCCCGCTCCCAAAGGCCTTGGCACAAGCCTGGGACTTTCCTCAGCGATAAGCCCAGCTTCCGGCAATGTTCCCCAGGGTTTGTCCAACACAGTCAAGCCTCAGGCAGAAGATATTGATGAAGAGTTGGACAGACTACTCAGTTTACAAACCCCGGTCTCCGTACCATCAGAAGCTTTACCAGAGGAGGAGACGAATACCATCCAAGACCAAC CCATActtgaaaaggaggaggagcctaTTGTAGAGGAGGCGTCTGCTTCTTCTAAGCCTGAGCctgtcaaacaggaagtgacagaggaGGATCTGGAGGACTGGCTGGACAGCATGATCTCCTAA